One Actinomadura viridis genomic region harbors:
- a CDS encoding class I SAM-dependent methyltransferase encodes MIESSSLDTTRTAYDAVATLYAELFRDSVEGHPLDRALVTAFAEFVRAAGTGPVADLGCGPGGVTARLASLGVTAFGVDASPAMIELARQEYPDLRFDEGSMLALDIADGTLGGVLAWYSIIHTPPEDLPVIFAEFARVLAPGGHLLLGFFATGDDSPHPAEPFDHKVSLAYRLSIDHVADLASRAGLTEIGRLRREPGENERFQHGRLLARKPTEP; translated from the coding sequence GTGATCGAGTCTTCCTCCCTGGACACCACCCGGACGGCCTACGACGCCGTCGCCACCCTCTACGCCGAGCTGTTCCGCGACTCGGTCGAAGGCCACCCGCTGGACCGCGCCCTGGTCACCGCGTTCGCCGAGTTCGTACGAGCCGCGGGCACCGGGCCGGTGGCCGACCTCGGATGCGGCCCCGGCGGCGTCACGGCGCGCCTGGCCTCCCTCGGCGTGACCGCCTTCGGCGTCGACGCGTCGCCGGCGATGATCGAGCTGGCCCGCCAGGAGTACCCGGACCTTCGGTTCGACGAGGGTTCGATGCTCGCGCTGGACATCGCGGACGGCACGCTGGGCGGCGTTCTCGCCTGGTACTCCATCATCCACACGCCTCCGGAGGACCTGCCGGTGATCTTCGCGGAGTTCGCGCGGGTGCTGGCGCCGGGCGGTCACCTGCTCCTCGGGTTCTTCGCGACCGGCGACGACTCGCCGCATCCGGCCGAGCCGTTCGACCACAAGGTCTCCCTCGCCTACCGGCTCTCCATCGACCACGTCGCGGACCTGGCGTCCAGGGCCGGGCTCACGGAGATCGGCCGGCTGCGCCGCGAGCCGGGTGAGAACGAGAGGTTCCAGCACGGCCGTCTCCTCGCCCGCAAGCCGACGGAGCCGTAA
- a CDS encoding RNA polymerase sigma factor, protein MADARTGKPTDRPGPEGVEASVEASVEAIFREEHGRLLASLVRRFGDLDLAEEVASEAIEAALVHWPVGGVPPKPGAWLMTTARRRAVDRLRRDKAYAARLAVMQVEAERAAPAPAAGAGDEMPDERLQLFFTCAHPALHADDRGALMLRCLAGLTTPEVARAFLVPSATMGKRIVRAKKKIREARIPFRVPDADELPERLPGVLQVIYSIFTEGYAASSGPHLQRLDLAEEAIRLARILRRLLPAERELAGLLALMLLVHARRDARTGPEGDLVLLDEQDRARWDRAMIEEGRGLVAAALAGGPPGPYGVQAAIAALHDEAADVATTDWPQIVALYDVLLALAPSPVVEVNRAAAVALRDGPEAGLALLDALAGEPRLRAYSPYVSARADLLQRLGRFPEAAAAYRAALALAGTEPERAHLRRRLAAVESAPPDRV, encoded by the coding sequence ATGGCCGACGCGCGCACCGGGAAGCCCACGGATCGTCCCGGCCCGGAGGGGGTGGAGGCGTCGGTGGAAGCGTCGGTGGAGGCGATCTTCCGGGAGGAGCACGGCCGGTTGCTCGCCTCCCTCGTACGGCGGTTCGGTGATCTCGACCTGGCCGAGGAGGTCGCGTCCGAGGCGATCGAGGCGGCGCTGGTGCACTGGCCTGTCGGTGGCGTGCCGCCCAAGCCGGGCGCCTGGCTGATGACGACGGCCCGGCGCCGGGCGGTGGACCGCCTCCGGCGGGACAAGGCGTACGCCGCGCGGCTGGCGGTCATGCAGGTGGAGGCGGAGCGGGCGGCTCCCGCCCCGGCCGCCGGCGCCGGGGACGAGATGCCCGACGAACGGCTCCAGCTCTTCTTCACCTGCGCCCATCCGGCCCTGCACGCCGACGATCGCGGGGCGCTGATGCTGCGATGCCTGGCGGGACTGACCACGCCCGAGGTCGCGCGGGCCTTCCTGGTGCCGTCGGCGACGATGGGCAAGCGCATCGTGCGGGCCAAGAAGAAGATCCGGGAGGCCCGCATCCCGTTCCGCGTGCCCGACGCGGACGAACTTCCGGAGCGCCTGCCGGGGGTCCTCCAGGTCATCTACTCGATCTTCACCGAGGGGTACGCGGCCAGTTCGGGCCCGCACCTGCAACGGCTCGACCTCGCCGAGGAGGCCATCCGGCTGGCCCGGATCCTGCGCCGCCTGCTGCCGGCCGAACGTGAGCTCGCGGGACTGCTCGCGCTGATGCTGCTGGTCCACGCGCGCCGCGACGCCCGTACCGGGCCGGAGGGCGACCTCGTCCTGCTGGACGAGCAGGACCGCGCCCGGTGGGACCGCGCGATGATCGAGGAGGGCCGGGGGCTGGTGGCGGCGGCGCTGGCCGGCGGCCCGCCGGGGCCGTACGGGGTGCAGGCCGCGATCGCCGCGCTGCACGACGAGGCCGCGGACGTCGCGACGACCGACTGGCCCCAGATCGTGGCGCTCTACGATGTGCTGCTCGCGCTCGCGCCCTCCCCCGTCGTCGAGGTGAACCGGGCCGCGGCGGTGGCGCTGCGCGACGGCCCCGAGGCGGGCCTGGCCCTCCTCGACGCGCTGGCCGGCGAGCCACGGCTACGCGCCTACTCCCCGTACGTGTCGGCGCGCGCGGACCTGCTGCAACGGCTCGGCAGGTTCCCGGAGGCCGCGGCGGCCTACCGCGCGGCGCTCGCCCTGGCCGGCACCGAACCGGAACGCGCCCACCTGCGACGACGCCTCGCCGCCGTCGAGTCGGCGCCCCCGGACCGAGTCTGA
- a CDS encoding dihydrofolate reductase family protein, translated as MSNPSGRTVTANLSLTLDGRYNGPGGPSDFGPFAPYVTSEVARNHMTRIWESATTALLGRINAEGFMGYWPSVAVDQNADPRDRGYAKWLVDTEKVVFSTTLTQAPWEHTRMVNAPATDVVTDLKSTGEGDILVNSSASLIKPLLAADLLDRLYLMIFPEIAGGGQRLFDDGLPATKWKLTHQQTGELGEMAMVYDRAR; from the coding sequence ATGAGTAACCCGTCCGGCCGCACAGTGACCGCGAACCTGAGCCTCACCCTCGACGGGCGCTACAACGGCCCTGGCGGGCCCAGCGACTTCGGCCCCTTCGCCCCTTATGTGACCAGCGAAGTCGCCAGAAACCACATGACACGCATCTGGGAAAGTGCGACGACGGCGCTGCTCGGCCGGATCAACGCCGAGGGATTCATGGGATATTGGCCCTCGGTCGCCGTCGATCAGAACGCCGATCCGCGTGATCGCGGATACGCCAAGTGGCTGGTCGACACTGAAAAGGTGGTCTTCTCCACCACCTTGACCCAAGCGCCATGGGAACACACCCGCATGGTGAACGCCCCCGCCACAGACGTCGTTACCGACCTCAAGTCCACCGGCGAAGGCGACATCCTGGTCAACAGCAGCGCCAGCCTCATCAAGCCGCTCCTGGCCGCAGACCTGCTCGACCGGCTGTATCTCATGATCTTCCCCGAGATCGCCGGCGGCGGGCAGCGACTGTTCGACGACGGCCTGCCGGCCACGAAATGGAAGCTCACACACCAACAGACCGGCGAACTGGGCGAAATGGCCATGGTCTACGACCGAGCCCGCTGA
- a CDS encoding ABC transporter permease: MRLDDLNRAGGLTAMGRILLVFRLVVADVRRHPAQAAMLLVSITTATATLALGMSLGGATDTLYRQTRAATAGPDVVALTPGSGRTATSAMAALEHAPEVAAHSGPYRQYYTTLTAHGSTSRAVAQGADATPGPIDRPLVTSGTWVRPGGVVVERGFATALGVRVGDHVTLAGRSLPVVGIAVTTAHTIYPWAAMNGPGGGPEDPNGLVWVSKTDTRALVAADLPVTSLLYLKLRDPAATQEFVASRRPYSGEYPTNLFTWQFMAEQDEVILRLSQPILIVGSWLLSFLAIAGVATLAAGRAAKQTRRVGLLKAVGATPGLIAAVLFAEYLTLALLANALGLTIARLATPAVVNPTASLLTTATGPSGDTIFFTTVVALAVAVLTTLGPTVRALRTETVTALADTARRPKHRARLNGLSALLPTPLLLGLRLIARRPGRAVLHAASIAITLIGATALLMLYAQPVRSYGLGPSDLGNVQAEQGRHVLLAVTVALAVLAAVNIITITWTTALEARPTMAIARTLGATPGQITAGLSTAQLLPTVPGAVIGIFLGVFVSGDVIMPPAWWLFTAALVSLLVTAALTALPARIAAGRSVARTLSTGAP; the protein is encoded by the coding sequence GTGCGACTCGACGACCTGAACCGGGCTGGAGGACTGACCGCCATGGGCCGCATCCTGCTGGTGTTCCGCCTCGTCGTGGCCGACGTCCGCCGCCATCCCGCCCAGGCCGCGATGCTCCTCGTCTCGATCACCACCGCCACCGCCACATTGGCCCTGGGCATGTCCCTGGGAGGGGCGACCGACACCCTCTACCGGCAGACCCGCGCGGCCACGGCCGGACCGGACGTCGTGGCGCTCACCCCTGGCAGCGGCCGGACCGCGACCTCGGCGATGGCGGCGTTGGAGCACGCGCCCGAGGTCGCCGCCCACAGCGGGCCGTACCGCCAGTACTACACGACGCTGACGGCGCACGGCTCCACGTCGCGCGCGGTGGCGCAGGGCGCCGACGCGACGCCGGGCCCGATCGATCGCCCGCTGGTGACCTCGGGCACCTGGGTGCGCCCCGGAGGCGTCGTGGTCGAACGCGGTTTCGCCACCGCCCTGGGCGTCCGGGTCGGCGACCACGTCACCCTCGCCGGCCGTTCGCTCCCCGTCGTCGGGATCGCCGTGACCACAGCGCACACCATCTACCCGTGGGCGGCGATGAACGGGCCGGGCGGCGGGCCGGAAGACCCCAACGGCCTGGTCTGGGTGAGTAAGACCGACACCCGAGCGCTGGTGGCCGCCGACCTTCCGGTGACCTCCCTGCTCTACCTGAAACTGCGGGACCCCGCCGCCACCCAGGAGTTCGTGGCCTCCCGCCGTCCCTACAGCGGCGAGTACCCGACGAACCTCTTCACCTGGCAGTTCATGGCCGAGCAGGACGAGGTCATCCTCAGACTCAGCCAGCCGATCCTGATCGTCGGCAGCTGGCTGCTCAGCTTCCTGGCCATCGCCGGCGTGGCCACCCTGGCCGCGGGCCGGGCCGCCAAGCAGACCCGCCGGGTCGGGCTGCTCAAGGCCGTCGGCGCCACCCCCGGTCTCATCGCCGCCGTCCTGTTCGCCGAATACCTGACCCTGGCGCTACTCGCCAACGCGCTGGGCCTGACGATCGCGCGGCTCGCCACGCCCGCCGTCGTCAATCCCACAGCGAGCCTGCTCACCACCGCCACCGGCCCGAGCGGCGACACCATCTTCTTCACGACCGTCGTCGCCCTGGCCGTAGCGGTCCTGACCACCCTCGGCCCGACCGTACGGGCCCTGCGCACCGAGACCGTCACCGCGCTGGCCGACACCGCCCGCCGGCCCAAGCACCGGGCTCGGCTGAACGGATTGTCAGCGCTGCTGCCGACCCCGCTGCTGCTCGGGCTGCGCCTGATCGCCCGCCGTCCCGGCCGCGCCGTCCTCCACGCGGCGAGCATCGCGATCACGCTGATCGGCGCCACGGCCCTGCTGATGCTCTACGCCCAGCCCGTCAGGAGCTACGGCCTCGGCCCCTCCGACCTGGGCAACGTGCAGGCCGAGCAAGGACGCCACGTACTGCTGGCAGTCACCGTCGCGCTGGCCGTACTCGCCGCCGTGAACATCATCACGATCACTTGGACCACCGCACTGGAAGCCCGACCCACCATGGCCATCGCGCGCACCCTCGGCGCGACCCCCGGACAGATCACGGCCGGCCTGTCCACCGCGCAGCTCCTGCCCACCGTGCCCGGCGCCGTCATCGGCATCTTCCTCGGCGTCTTCGTGTCCGGTGACGTGATCATGCCGCCCGCCTGGTGGCTGTTCACCGCGGCGCTCGTGTCGCTCCTGGTGACAGCGGCACTCACCGCCTTGCCCGCCCGCATCGCAGCCGGCCGTTCCGTGGCCCGAACCCTCAGCACCGGAGCACCCTGA
- a CDS encoding MinD/ParA family protein yields MARNEHDGRSLEERLASLDAMNSEATRPSSVPPAPTPAAEPPEPPVPPSEPPSAEPPASAGEDETIIEEDGPGLPGAPGAPGAPSVPEEPQAGALSGAGQDLPDPGPPPVPPGPGVPPVPPVPSGPGVPPVPPPLDQQPGAPAGPPPADDEANPWLAAPPPFQGAPPQEGFVPPPPSPPAEGPGHGPVPPPPGFPPAYNDFNAPPPYAAPTYDGGPMPRPFDGGMLPPPYAGGFQQPDPSQGPAYQHGFNEPPPQPPQPPPPPQPPFGEGQGPGPQTPPPTPASDLIPGMTSEEPQPPADAAPPPNNVQGAPPLEQLPPYPPEQFGRPESQPGPQYDGGEQPRPVEGSPMGMPPGGPHYAPVPNQPPPGYGPPTEGYGPPPEGYGPPPEGYGPGMPQQPAGPPGPPGAYPPGPPHAGYAPAPPGYPQQPHQHQPQQPPQPQTSESLSSENLLGERRIAPSSGWRRAVYKATAGNVHPGESQSEMRRKDLVARARQPVVGGHHRVAVMSLKGGVGKTTTTTGLGSMLASLRGDRVIAVDANPDRGTLSDKVKLETAATVRDLLNNREQIHRYADVRAFTSQNGARLEVLASDRDPAVSEAFSAEDYSAVAVVLEQYYSICITDCGTGLLHSAMAGVLSLADQLVLVSSPSVDGARSASATLDWLEAHDHGHLVRNGVVVLSMVRNRTRSQVDLDKLQAHFESRCRAVVRVPYDDHLEEGAEVELEALAPPTREAYLNLAAVVGDGLGLPRDQTS; encoded by the coding sequence GTGGCAAGGAACGAGCACGACGGACGTTCCCTGGAGGAGCGTCTGGCGTCCCTGGACGCGATGAACAGCGAGGCCACCCGGCCGTCGTCTGTGCCGCCCGCGCCCACACCCGCCGCCGAGCCCCCGGAGCCGCCCGTCCCCCCTTCGGAACCGCCGTCCGCGGAACCGCCGGCCTCCGCCGGCGAGGACGAGACGATCATCGAGGAGGACGGCCCCGGTCTGCCCGGTGCGCCCGGCGCGCCTGGTGCGCCCAGTGTGCCCGAGGAGCCGCAGGCCGGAGCCCTCTCCGGGGCCGGGCAGGACCTGCCGGACCCCGGACCGCCGCCCGTTCCGCCTGGTCCGGGCGTTCCACCCGTTCCGCCCGTTCCGTCTGGTCCGGGCGTTCCGCCCGTCCCGCCGCCGCTGGATCAGCAGCCGGGCGCGCCCGCCGGCCCGCCTCCCGCGGACGACGAGGCGAACCCGTGGCTGGCCGCGCCCCCGCCGTTCCAGGGCGCCCCTCCCCAGGAGGGGTTCGTGCCGCCGCCGCCCTCGCCGCCTGCCGAGGGGCCCGGTCACGGTCCGGTGCCCCCGCCGCCGGGCTTCCCGCCCGCGTACAACGACTTCAATGCTCCGCCCCCGTACGCGGCGCCCACGTACGACGGCGGCCCGATGCCCCGGCCGTTCGACGGCGGAATGCTCCCGCCCCCGTACGCGGGAGGGTTCCAGCAGCCGGATCCCTCGCAGGGCCCGGCGTACCAGCACGGCTTCAACGAGCCGCCGCCGCAGCCGCCCCAGCCCCCGCCGCCACCGCAGCCGCCGTTCGGTGAGGGGCAGGGCCCCGGCCCCCAGACCCCGCCCCCGACCCCGGCCTCCGACCTGATCCCGGGCATGACCTCGGAGGAGCCGCAGCCTCCCGCCGACGCCGCGCCGCCGCCGAACAACGTCCAGGGCGCGCCGCCCCTGGAGCAGCTGCCGCCGTACCCGCCGGAGCAGTTCGGCCGCCCCGAGTCCCAGCCCGGCCCGCAGTACGACGGGGGAGAGCAGCCGCGGCCGGTGGAGGGCTCCCCCATGGGGATGCCGCCCGGCGGCCCGCACTACGCGCCCGTCCCGAACCAGCCGCCGCCCGGGTACGGCCCGCCGACCGAGGGTTACGGTCCGCCGCCTGAGGGCTATGGCCCGCCGCCTGAGGGCTACGGGCCTGGAATGCCCCAGCAGCCCGCCGGGCCGCCCGGCCCGCCCGGTGCCTACCCGCCGGGCCCGCCGCACGCGGGCTACGCCCCGGCGCCGCCCGGATACCCGCAGCAGCCCCACCAGCACCAGCCCCAGCAGCCGCCGCAGCCGCAGACCTCCGAGAGCCTCAGCTCGGAGAACCTCCTGGGCGAACGCCGCATCGCGCCGTCCTCCGGGTGGCGCCGCGCCGTCTACAAGGCCACCGCCGGCAACGTCCACCCGGGCGAGTCGCAGTCGGAGATGCGCCGCAAGGACCTGGTCGCCCGGGCCCGCCAGCCGGTCGTCGGCGGCCACCACCGGGTCGCCGTCATGTCCCTGAAGGGCGGCGTGGGCAAGACCACCACCACGACCGGCCTGGGCTCCATGCTGGCCTCGCTGCGCGGCGACCGGGTCATCGCGGTGGACGCCAACCCCGACCGCGGCACCCTGTCCGACAAGGTGAAGCTGGAGACCGCCGCGACCGTACGGGACCTGCTCAACAACCGCGAGCAGATCCACCGCTACGCCGACGTCCGGGCCTTCACCTCGCAGAACGGCGCGCGCCTCGAAGTGCTCGCCTCCGACCGTGACCCCGCCGTCAGCGAGGCGTTCAGCGCCGAGGACTACTCCGCCGTCGCCGTCGTGCTGGAGCAGTACTACTCGATCTGCATCACCGACTGCGGCACCGGCCTGCTGCACTCGGCCATGGCCGGTGTGCTGAGCCTGGCCGACCAGCTGGTCCTGGTCAGCTCGCCCTCCGTCGACGGCGCCCGGTCCGCCAGCGCCACCCTCGACTGGCTGGAGGCCCACGACCACGGCCACCTGGTCCGTAACGGCGTGGTGGTGCTGTCGATGGTCCGCAACCGCACCCGCAGCCAGGTCGACCTGGACAAGCTCCAGGCCCACTTCGAGAGCCGGTGCCGCGCCGTCGTCCGGGTCCCCTATGACGATCACCTGGAGGAGGGCGCCGAGGTCGAGCTGGAAGCCCTCGCGCCGCCGACGCGCGAGGCGTACCTCAACCTCGCCGCCGTCGTCGGCGACGGCCTCGGCCTGCCGCGCGACCAGACGAGCTGA
- a CDS encoding YciI family protein, whose protein sequence is MLMIQSAAADEAAEAAEGCTVEDWIAYDTAVRDAGIWVAGHSLADLTTATTVRVGPGGERTVTDGPFAETREVLGGYYVIDVPDLDTALDWAARCPGARGGGSVVVRPVAEF, encoded by the coding sequence ATGCTGATGATCCAGAGCGCCGCGGCGGACGAGGCCGCCGAGGCGGCCGAGGGGTGCACGGTGGAGGACTGGATCGCCTACGACACCGCCGTCAGGGACGCGGGGATCTGGGTCGCCGGTCATTCGCTCGCGGACCTGACCACGGCGACGACGGTACGCGTCGGGCCGGGCGGCGAACGGACCGTCACGGACGGCCCGTTCGCCGAGACCCGCGAGGTCCTGGGCGGCTACTACGTCATCGACGTGCCCGATCTCGACACCGCGCTCGACTGGGCGGCCCGCTGCCCGGGGGCGCGTGGTGGCGGTTCGGTCGTGGTGCGCCCGGTCGCCGAGTTCTAG
- a CDS encoding FAD-binding oxidoreductase, which translates to MARPTIEQLREQTRGPVITSDDAGYEDARKVHNAMIDRRPRAIVQCVDAGDVMVAVDFARENELDLSVRGGSHSVPGFSTNDDGVVIDLSATMRGVRVDPRSRTARAEGGCAWGDLDHATHAFGLATTGGIISTTGIAGLTLGGGIGHLSRGYGLSADNLISADVVTADGRFLQADEQENEDLFWALRGGGGNFGVVTSFEYRLHPVKDIYAGLFFFPLDRARDVLEFYRDYIVKAPEELGMFPAFQLAPPLPFIPESEHGKPFCIVVACWAGPLEQGENALAPVREVAPVVAELVTPMPYPVLNSAFDELNPPGLQHYWKASFASELTDGAIAAHIENGPRVPAVNSVMHIYPINGACHRVAPDATAFAYRDATFATVVAGMWPDPAQNSENIQWVRDYHRALEPHSARGGYINFMAGDDTHRIRDNYRENYDRLVSVKRTYDPDNLFHMNQNIKPEG; encoded by the coding sequence ATGGCGAGGCCCACCATCGAGCAGTTGCGAGAGCAGACGCGAGGCCCGGTCATCACTTCGGACGACGCCGGCTACGAGGACGCCCGCAAGGTCCATAACGCCATGATCGATCGCCGTCCGCGCGCCATCGTCCAATGCGTGGACGCCGGGGACGTCATGGTGGCCGTGGATTTCGCACGGGAGAACGAACTCGACCTGTCCGTTCGCGGGGGATCTCACAGCGTTCCGGGATTCAGCACCAACGACGACGGCGTCGTGATCGACCTCTCGGCGACGATGAGGGGCGTCCGCGTCGACCCGCGCAGCCGGACGGCCCGCGCCGAAGGAGGGTGCGCGTGGGGCGACCTGGACCACGCGACTCATGCGTTCGGCCTCGCCACCACGGGTGGCATCATCTCCACGACGGGCATCGCCGGGCTCACGCTCGGCGGTGGCATCGGCCACCTGAGCCGCGGGTACGGCCTTTCGGCGGACAACCTGATCTCCGCCGATGTCGTCACCGCCGACGGCCGCTTCCTGCAGGCCGATGAGCAGGAGAACGAGGATCTGTTCTGGGCGCTGCGCGGAGGGGGCGGCAATTTCGGCGTGGTGACCTCGTTCGAATACCGCCTGCACCCGGTCAAGGACATCTACGCCGGTCTTTTCTTCTTCCCGCTGGACAGGGCGCGCGACGTACTGGAGTTCTACCGCGACTATATCGTGAAGGCGCCGGAGGAACTGGGCATGTTCCCCGCCTTCCAACTCGCCCCGCCGCTGCCGTTCATACCGGAGTCCGAACACGGTAAGCCGTTCTGCATCGTCGTCGCGTGCTGGGCGGGCCCGCTGGAGCAGGGGGAGAACGCCCTGGCTCCGGTCCGCGAGGTGGCGCCCGTCGTCGCCGAACTCGTCACGCCGATGCCGTACCCGGTGCTCAACAGCGCGTTCGACGAATTGAACCCGCCCGGACTCCAGCATTACTGGAAGGCGTCGTTCGCTTCGGAGCTGACCGACGGCGCGATCGCGGCGCACATCGAGAACGGCCCGCGGGTGCCCGCCGTCAACTCGGTCATGCACATCTATCCGATCAACGGGGCCTGTCACCGCGTCGCGCCGGACGCCACCGCCTTCGCCTACCGGGACGCGACCTTCGCGACCGTGGTCGCCGGCATGTGGCCCGACCCGGCCCAGAACAGCGAGAACATCCAGTGGGTGAGGGACTACCACCGGGCGCTGGAGCCGCACTCGGCACGGGGCGGCTACATCAACTTCATGGCCGGCGACGACACGCACCGGATCCGTGACAACTACAGGGAGAACTATGACCGGCTCGTGTCGGTCAAACGGACGTACGACCCGGACAACCTCTTCCACATGAACCAGAACATCAAGCCGGAGGGCTGA
- a CDS encoding metalloregulator ArsR/SmtB family transcription factor, with protein MDALLTALADPARWRLVRLLAERPRPVGVLAQLAEARQPQTTKHLQTLERAGLVTSQRTGQRRIYALQPAALRNLAAELTRLADTADQAGGPRETYDRYGLSRDAERLAAQQPGWADGRSFRFLRSLTEPPELVWRHLTEAPLLARWWTPDDLRVSELVFEARPGGRVVLEYRDAEDTDGSDQIAGRAEGVVTHVHPARRLAYRSSPMLPDGDPAFTTHVDLGLRPTDTGTDLDVHVQITDSTVDSADFIAGIEIGFGQNLDKLAATFAADPHNIATRSTK; from the coding sequence ATGGACGCACTCCTCACCGCACTGGCCGACCCGGCCCGCTGGCGGCTCGTGAGGCTGTTGGCCGAGCGGCCACGCCCGGTCGGTGTCCTCGCCCAACTCGCCGAGGCGCGCCAGCCGCAGACGACCAAACACCTGCAGACCCTGGAACGCGCCGGCCTCGTTACCTCCCAGCGCACCGGTCAGCGCCGCATCTACGCCCTCCAGCCCGCCGCCCTGCGAAACCTGGCGGCTGAACTCACCCGGCTTGCCGACACCGCCGACCAGGCCGGTGGCCCGCGCGAGACCTACGACCGCTACGGGCTCAGCCGAGACGCCGAGCGCCTCGCCGCACAGCAGCCCGGGTGGGCCGATGGCCGCTCGTTCAGATTCCTGCGGTCCCTGACCGAGCCTCCCGAGCTGGTCTGGCGCCACCTCACCGAAGCACCCCTGCTCGCCCGCTGGTGGACACCCGACGACCTGCGCGTCTCCGAACTCGTCTTCGAGGCGCGACCGGGAGGACGGGTCGTCCTGGAGTACCGCGATGCCGAAGACACCGACGGCTCCGACCAGATCGCCGGACGTGCGGAGGGAGTCGTCACCCACGTCCACCCCGCACGGCGCCTCGCCTACCGGTCTTCCCCCATGCTTCCCGACGGCGACCCGGCCTTCACCACCCACGTCGACCTGGGCTTGCGGCCCACCGACACCGGCACCGATCTCGACGTCCACGTCCAGATCACCGACAGCACCGTCGACTCTGCGGATTTCATCGCAGGCATCGAGATCGGCTTCGGCCAGAACCTCGACAAGCTCGCGGCGACCTTCGCCGCAGACCCGCACAACATCGCAACAAGGAGCACGAAATGA
- a CDS encoding transposase: protein MPPPHPPEFRRRAVELARTGDKSVTALARSLGISQSCLRNWIRQADIEEGHLDGLNAGEHKELIELRRKARQLELENEILKRAAAYFARENMLPK, encoded by the coding sequence GTGCCACCACCTCATCCGCCTGAGTTCCGGCGACGCGCCGTCGAGCTGGCCCGGACCGGCGACAAGTCGGTCACCGCGCTGGCCAGGAGCCTGGGTATCAGCCAGTCGTGCCTGAGGAACTGGATCCGCCAGGCCGACATCGAAGAGGGTCACCTTGACGGCCTGAACGCCGGCGAGCACAAAGAGCTGATCGAGCTGCGCCGAAAAGCCAGGCAACTGGAGTTGGAGAACGAGATCCTCAAGCGGGCGGCGGCCTACTTCGCTCGCGAGAACATGCTCCCAAAATAA
- a CDS encoding NAD(P)H-quinone oxidoreductase produces the protein MHAIVIREPGDCDVLTWTEVADPEPGPGELVIEVAASAVNRADVMQRQGIYDPPPGASPYPGLEVSGRVAALGEGVSGWRTGDEVCALLAGGGYAERVAVPAGQVLPVPRGVGLVEAAGLPEVACTVWSNVFMLGGLKEGETFLVHGGGSGIGTMAIQLARALGARVLCTVGSEEKAARCRELGAETAINYRKEDFVDHGPFDVVLDNMGAKYLDRNVRSLATGGRLMVIGLQGGTTAKLDLGLLLRKRAAVHATSLRARPLEEKAAIVAGVREHVWPLLEAGEVRPVIDRTVPMAEAARAHRALEESGHVGKILLNV, from the coding sequence ATGCATGCGATCGTCATTCGTGAGCCGGGAGACTGCGACGTCCTGACCTGGACCGAGGTCGCCGATCCGGAACCCGGGCCGGGCGAGCTGGTGATCGAGGTCGCGGCGAGCGCGGTCAACCGGGCGGACGTCATGCAGCGGCAGGGAATTTACGACCCGCCGCCGGGCGCCTCCCCCTATCCCGGGCTGGAGGTCTCCGGACGCGTCGCGGCTCTCGGCGAGGGCGTGTCCGGGTGGCGGACCGGCGACGAGGTGTGCGCGCTGCTCGCGGGCGGCGGATACGCCGAGCGGGTCGCGGTTCCCGCCGGCCAGGTGCTGCCCGTCCCCCGCGGGGTCGGCCTGGTCGAAGCGGCCGGGCTCCCCGAGGTGGCCTGCACGGTGTGGTCGAACGTCTTCATGCTCGGCGGCCTCAAGGAGGGCGAGACGTTCCTGGTGCACGGCGGGGGCAGCGGCATCGGCACGATGGCGATCCAGCTGGCCAGGGCACTGGGAGCGCGGGTGCTGTGCACCGTGGGCAGCGAGGAGAAGGCGGCCCGGTGCCGCGAGCTGGGCGCGGAGACGGCGATCAACTACCGCAAGGAGGACTTCGTCGATCACGGCCCGTTCGACGTCGTCCTCGACAACATGGGCGCCAAGTACCTGGACCGCAACGTGCGGTCCCTCGCGACCGGCGGGCGGCTCATGGTGATCGGGCTGCAGGGCGGCACCACGGCCAAGCTCGACCTGGGGCTGCTGCTGCGCAAGCGGGCGGCGGTGCACGCGACGTCGCTGCGGGCCCGTCCGCTGGAGGAGAAGGCGGCGATCGTGGCCGGGGTGCGCGAGCACGTCTGGCCGCTGCTGGAGGCGGGTGAGGTCCGACCGGTCATCGACAGGACGGTGCCCATGGCGGAGGCGGCCCGGGCACATCGGGCCTTGGAGGAGAGCGGTCACGTCGGCAAGATTCTGCTGAACGTGTAA